One stretch of Rosistilla oblonga DNA includes these proteins:
- a CDS encoding DUF58 domain-containing protein — protein MPDSKRFLRPEAARRVARLELKARRVVEGFLSGMHRSPYFGQSIEFLQHRQYVAGDDIRHIDWKVWGRQDRLHIKQYEEETNFRMHLLVDSSASMNYGSGEENKFEYASSIAASLAFLANRQQDATGLITFDDKIRRNLAPRTSRYQLARILDALDGASQNSTTDLFSIVREVAESVPRRGVIVLISDLLGVGDSLVKSLSLLRKRGHDVIVFQTLHDEEMEFPFSGATRFEGLESEQFLNCNPRALREGYLEALNAFLENTRRACARLSIEYELVRTNQPLDAVLAKFLSARSNMPTLKG, from the coding sequence ATGCCCGATTCAAAAAGATTTTTGCGTCCTGAAGCCGCTCGTCGCGTCGCTCGCCTGGAACTCAAGGCGCGACGCGTCGTCGAAGGGTTCCTGTCGGGCATGCACCGCAGCCCCTACTTCGGCCAATCGATCGAATTCCTGCAACACCGGCAGTATGTCGCCGGTGACGATATCCGCCACATCGATTGGAAGGTGTGGGGGCGGCAGGATCGTCTGCACATCAAGCAGTACGAAGAGGAAACCAATTTCCGGATGCACTTGTTGGTCGATTCATCGGCCAGCATGAACTACGGCAGTGGCGAGGAAAACAAATTCGAATACGCCTCGTCGATCGCCGCCAGTCTGGCCTTTCTGGCAAATCGCCAACAGGACGCCACCGGGCTGATCACTTTCGACGACAAGATCCGCCGAAATCTGGCTCCACGGACCAGCCGATATCAGTTGGCGCGGATCCTCGATGCCCTCGACGGCGCGTCGCAAAACAGCACGACCGATCTGTTTTCGATCGTCCGCGAAGTCGCTGAATCGGTCCCCCGCCGCGGCGTGATCGTGTTGATCAGCGATCTCTTAGGAGTAGGCGATTCGTTGGTCAAATCGCTCAGCCTGTTGCGCAAGCGAGGCCACGATGTGATCGTCTTCCAAACGCTGCACGACGAAGAAATGGAGTTTCCGTTTTCGGGAGCTACACGTTTTGAGGGGCTCGAAAGCGAACAGTTCCTGAACTGTAATCCCCGCGCCCTCCGCGAAGGTTATCTCGAAGCCTTAAACGCGTTCCTCGAGAACACCCGCCGCGCGTGCGCCCGGTTGAGCATCGAATACGAACTGGTTCGCACCAATCAACCGTTGGATGCGGTGTTGGCCAAGTTCCTCAGCGCTCGATCGAACATGCCGACTTTAAAAGGATGA
- a CDS encoding AAA family ATPase, which produces MSTQAPPEFTEQDAQRLHEARNRVREQLGKVIVGQQNVIDQLMISLFSRGHCMLEGVPGLAKTLMISTLARCLDLSFNRIQFTPDLMPADVTGTEIIEEDRASGHRQMRFMPGPLFANLVLADEINRTPPKTQAALLEAMQERQVTVSGQRHPMADPFFVLATQNPIEQEGTYPLPEAQQDRFMFKVYVEYPNFDEEFEVARRTTGASVDDVQPVLKAEEIVRLQQLVRQVPVSDHVVRYALSIVRQTRVGSEGVPDFVNDLVGWGAGPRAVQNLILGGKARALLEGRFHVQPSDIQALAPAVLRHRMVVNFAAESEGVTSDDVVARILAVTPENEDELSRDARFKKIFAS; this is translated from the coding sequence ATGAGCACACAGGCGCCTCCTGAGTTCACCGAACAAGACGCGCAACGATTGCACGAAGCCCGCAATCGTGTTCGCGAACAGCTTGGCAAGGTGATCGTCGGCCAGCAAAACGTGATCGATCAATTGATGATCAGCCTGTTCAGCCGAGGGCATTGCATGCTCGAAGGCGTCCCCGGGTTAGCCAAGACGTTGATGATCAGCACGCTTGCGCGGTGCCTGGACCTGTCGTTCAACCGGATCCAGTTCACCCCCGACCTGATGCCAGCCGATGTGACCGGAACCGAGATCATCGAAGAGGACCGCGCGTCGGGACACCGCCAGATGCGGTTTATGCCCGGCCCGTTGTTCGCCAACTTGGTCCTCGCCGACGAGATCAACCGGACGCCGCCAAAAACGCAAGCCGCTCTGCTCGAAGCGATGCAGGAACGCCAGGTCACGGTCAGCGGACAACGCCACCCGATGGCCGATCCGTTTTTTGTTCTGGCGACGCAAAACCCGATCGAACAAGAGGGGACCTATCCGCTGCCCGAAGCGCAACAGGATCGGTTCATGTTTAAGGTCTACGTCGAATACCCGAACTTCGATGAAGAGTTTGAGGTAGCACGTCGAACCACCGGCGCCAGCGTGGACGATGTCCAACCGGTTTTGAAAGCCGAGGAGATCGTTCGCCTGCAACAACTGGTTCGACAGGTACCGGTCAGCGACCACGTCGTGCGATACGCATTGTCGATCGTTCGCCAGACGCGTGTTGGCAGCGAAGGTGTCCCCGACTTCGTCAACGATTTGGTCGGTTGGGGTGCTGGCCCGCGAGCGGTTCAGAACCTGATCCTGGGGGGCAAAGCCCGAGCGCTGCTCGAAGGTCGCTTCCACGTCCAACCGTCGGACATTCAAGCACTGGCCCCGGCGGTGCTGCGGCATCGAATGGTCGTCAACTTCGCTGCAGAGAGCGAAGGCGTCACCAGCGACGATGTGGTCGCTCGGATCTTGGCTGTTACTCCAGAAAACGAAGACGAGCTGTCGCGCGATGCCCGATTCAAAAAGATTTTTGCGTCCTGA